A region of the Thiomicrorhabdus sp. genome:
TACCTATGAGGCACGAAAACCTTTTCACCCACAAAAATTTTGGAATTTCTTACACCAAGACTGGCCAACGGGACGTTTGATTCGTTCTAAAGGCTACTTTTGGTTAGCTACACAACCACAAATGGCAGGTGTGTGGAGCCAAGCGGGAGGGATTGCACATCACTACTTTGCAGGTATGTTTTGGAAAGCGGTGCCAGAAAGCTCTTGGCCTAATGACCATGAATCACGTGCTTTTATTCAAACTAAATGGATTGAGCCATTTGGGGATATGCGTCAAGAATTGGTTTTTATTGGTCAAGATTTGGATGAAGAAAAAATAATTGCCGAACTCAATTTATGTTTACTGAGTGATGACGAGTTGTTGGCTGGAGTAGAATGTTGGTACCAACTTTCTGATCCTTTTGCAGCCTAAGGAGGGCTTTTATTATGGATGATTTTATTTGCAAAGCACACTCTCAATGCCAAAAGCATGCCAAAAAGCTCACGCCAGTGCGAGAAAAAGTGCTCCATATCTTGCACCAACGGCAACATCCATCAAGTGCTTATGAGATTCTTAGTGACTACCAACAAACTGAACAAAGTGGCGCACAACCTATGACAATTTATCGTGCATTAACTTTTTTAGAGTCTGTTGGCTTGGTTCATCGTTTGGCTTCTACCAGTCAATATGTGGTTTGCGAGCACATTGGAAGACCGCATCATGGGCCTGCACATTTTTTTATGTGCGACACTTGTGGCGATATTGAAGAGCGCATGATGGAGGAGGCAATGTGGCAAGGTATTCAAGCTCAGGCTAAGCAGTTAAGTTTTAAAGTGACCCAGCCTGGTATTGAGATTCACGGCATCTGCAAGGGATGCCAAACGCATTGAAAACACTTATGTGAGGCTTTTATCAGCCACAAATCACACAGACACTTCGAAGTAGAAAGTAAGAATAAAAAAATAACGGAAATTGTATGATTAGAAAAAATCCAACGGGTGATATGCCCTCTGTTCATGCCTCGGCTTTTGTTGATCCAACAGCTATTTTATGTGGAAAAATTATTGTTGAGGAGAATGTTTTTATTGGTCCTTATGCGGTAATTAGGGCCGATGAAACCAATGATGTTGGTGAGATGGAGCCAATTATTATTGGTGCGCACTCTAATATCCAAGACGGGGTGGTGATTCATTCAAAGGCTGGGGCAGAGGTTAATATTGGAGAGCGTACTTCCATTGCACATCGTTCCATTGTTCATGGGCCGTGTAATGTTGGTTCGGATGTATTTATTGGTTTTAACAGCGTATTGTTTAATTGCTGTGTGGCTGATCAAGTGGTAGTAAGACATAATTCGGTGATTGAAGGTTGTACCTTGCCGACGGGATTGTATGTACCTTCAACCACGCATATTGATGGAAACAGCGATTTGTCACAATTTTCGAGTAAAAGTGCAGATATGCAGTCTTTTTCTGAATCGGTCGTAAATGCTAATCACGAGTTAGTGGGTGGTTATAAACGCATTCAAAATGAACTTTGATTCATAGCAAATTTTTTTTTACTAAAGCTGTTTTAAGAATTCGTTCAACGGTAGGAGCTCTAGTTTTCAAATCTGAAACTTGACTAACGGATACCTATTATCGGTATTGTTTAACCTGAATGTGTAAAGCCCTCATAAAGAGGGCTAAAAAAGTGGGTGTAGCCGATAGCCTTAGTATGAAGATAAAGCCATAACACCATCCATTTCAACATCGGTATCTTTAGGCAGTTGTTTTACCGCAACGGCTGCACGTGCAGGGTAAGGCTGTTGAAAGTACTCTGCCATAATCTCATTGACTGTTGCAAAGTGACTCATGTCTGTTAAGAAGATATTTAACTTTGCTATATCTTGTAAAGATCCGCCCGCCGCTTCACAAACTGCACTTAAGTTTTTAAACACCTGATGAATGCGTTCTGAAATATCACCTTCTTTTAATTCCATGGTTTCAGGAATTAAAGCAATCTGGCCTGAAAGGTAAACGGTATTACCAATTCTCACCGCTTGAGAGTAAGTTCCAATGGCTTGGGGGGCGTTTTCTGTGGCTATAACTTCGCGCATGAATTTTCCTTTAAATGTATGGATTTAATATTAAAAAAACATTGTAACCAAAATTCAAATAATGCGTTAAATTTTGGTTTTTGAAGAATGTAAATTATTTTTTTATCAAAAAAACGACTTTTTCTTTTTCTTTTTTATCAAAAAAACTAATTAAATCAAATCCAAGCTAAATTAATTAAAAGTTAATAATATCAATATCTTATTGTTTTTTTATTAGAACGATAAACTTCGATGCATTGATAATCCTCAATAAATTTCATCGGTTCTTTCAATTAGTCAATATATCGGTCCCTCTATAACATTGAGCTCGAATCTAATTCAACTCCAAACCTTAGAGGAGAAAATTTATGTCTACACAAACTTTTGATGCAGGTGTTCAGGATTACCAATTAACTTATTGGACTCCTGACTATACACCATTGGATACAGATTTATTAGCGTGTTTCAAAGTAACACCACAAGACGGTGTTCCACGTGAAGAAGCAGCTGCTGCGGTAGCTGCAGAAAGTTCAACCGGGACCTGGACAACAGTATGGACAGATCTTCTGTCTGATATGGAGTACTACAAAGGTCGTTGTTACCGAATTGAAGATGTACCTGGTGACTCAACATCATTTTACGCGTTTATCGCATACCCATTAGACCTTTTTGAAGAAGGTTCAGTGGTTAACGTATTAACTTCGTTAGTTGGTAACGTTTTCGGATTTAAAGCAGTACGTGCTTTACGTTTAGAAGATATCCGCTTCCCAGTAGCGTTTGTTAAAACATGTGGTGGTCCGCCAGCTGGTATTCAGGTTGAGCGTGATAAGTTGAATAAGTATGGTCGCCCGATGTTGGGTTGTACTATCAAGCCTAAGCTTGGTCTTTCAGCTAAGAACTATGGTCGTGCAGTATATGAGTGTTTACGTGGTGGTCTAGATTTGACCAAAGATGACGAAAACATCAACTCACAGCCTTTCCAACGCTGGCGTAACCGTTTTGAATTCGTTGCCGAAGCGGTTGATAAAGCAACTGAAGAGACGGGTGAGCGTAAAGGTCACTACTTAAACGTAACCGCTGGTTCAGTTGAAGAGATGATGAAACGTGCTGAGTTCGCTAAAGAACTAGGTCAACCAATCATCATGCATGACTTCTTAACAGCTGGTTTTACTGCTAATACAACACTTGCTAACTGGTGTCGTGAAAACGGAATGTTATTACACATTCACCGTGCAATGCACGCAGTAATTGACCGTAACCCAAAACACGGTATTCACTTCCGCGTATTAGCTAAGTGTTTACGTTTGTCAGGTGGTGATCACCTACATACAGGTACGGTTGTTGGTAAGTTAGAAGGGGATAGAGCTTCTACCCTAGGTTTTGTTGATTTACTTCGCGAAGACTTTGTTCCAGAAGATCGTTCACGCGGTATCTTCTTTGACCAAGATTGGGCTTCGATGCCAGGTGTATTCGCCGTAGCATCAGGTGGTATCCACGTATGGCACATGCCTGCATTGGTTAACATTTTTGGTGATGATTCTGTACTTCAGTTTGGTGGTGGTACGCAAGGTCACCCAGGCGGTAACGCAGCGGGTGCAGCAGCAAACCGTGTGGCTCTAGAAGCGTGTGTTAAAGCTCGTAACGAAGGTCGTGATTTAGAAAGAGAAGGTGGTGACATTCTTCGTGATGCGGCACGTAATAGTAAAGAACTTGCTGTAGCACTTGAAACTTGGAAAGAGATCAAGTTTGAATTCGACACTGTTGATAAATTAGATGGTTAATAACAGGTTAATTCTAGCTTGAACAACCAAAGCACTTTATTCCAATTGAAGGAGATTACAAATGAGTAACTTACAGACTGATGATTATCGTACTAAGTATACGCTTGAGACCTTTTCATTTCTTCCGGACATGAATGCCGATGAAATTTATGACCAAATTGTATACATCATCAACCAAGGTTGGACACCAGCTCTAGAGCACGAAGAACCAGCTAAAGCAGCTCGCCATTACTGGGGTATGTGGAAGCTACCATTCTTTGGTATGCGTGATCCAAACCAAGTATTAGCAGAGATTGAGGCTTGTCGTCAGGCCTACCCTGATCACTTAATTCGTGTAATTGGTTATGACAATTACACTCAGTGTCAGGGACACAACTTTGTGGTATATCGCCCAAGAGGCATGTAAACCAAAGTTGTAACAAACCTAAGCAATGAATAAAGGGAGGCCTTTAGCATGAGTGCAACGACAAACAACACAACTAGTGGACGCTCGCAAGCTATGGCACATCGTAAATCAAGAGTTTCTGGTGGCAATAAAGCACCAGCAGTTCCAACCCGAACTAAGCGTGCTCCAAGTACGCCAGTAGAAGCAATTGCCGAGCCTGTTCAGGCTCCATTGCAGACGGTTGGACAGCCTTCAAGCCGAAGACCTGTTCGTCCTTCTCAGCCAGTAGTGGTTGCAGAAGGAAGAGAGGCCGCTAAGCAAAAAAGGAAGCAAATGATGAGCGGTAAAGCGACGAGCTCAAAGCCTCAATCACAAGCTAAGGCAAGGGAAAAGAAAAAACCTGAGCCGATTATTGAACCTCGCGAACGTACTGAGTCAAAAGCGAGCCGAGCAGAGGCTTCTGGACGTAGAAACCCTGTTAAATCAACGCAAGTTGCGGATAACAGTGGTCGAAAAATGTCTAAAGCAAGACGTAAGGCATTGACTAAGGGTAAGTCTGGTGAATCAGCTTACAAAACAAAAGCAGGTCAAGCGGGTTCTTTAGCCAAGCTAAGTAACCCAGATGCCTCAACCCGAGATATTGCACGTTCAGTGAGAGCCGAACGTTGTACTAAAGGTAAATCTGGTTGTAGTAGCTCTACTGAGAGCTCAGTTAAACGTCAGAGTCGTAAACCACGCTCTAACAACGCACCTGAAAAGGTTGGTATTTCTGAAACCTTAAGTGGTCAAGAAGTATCAGGTACTCAGGTAGGCCAAGGTCAATTAACTGGGGCTGAAACAGGGGCATGTCAATTGGTAAGTGGAACGGAATATTTAGGAACGGAAGAGTTTAAAGCACATTGCTCTGAAAGCCCTAAAGCATCACCATCCAAAGTAACCATGACGCAAACAACTCGTGGTCAGACGATTAGTGGTAACAGAATGGGTCAAGACCAAGCTGTAACTGGTAATCGTCAAGGTCAATGTTCTGGTATCACTGGTACTGAATATTTACCTGCGGATCAAAGTGCTCTGTTTTGCTCAGATCAAGCTGGTCAGGCAAGTACAACAAAAACTGGGTTTAGCATTAACCCAGGCCCTTCAGTTAAGGGTGCAAAAAAGCCTTTAGAGGCAGCGATTGAAAGTGTTTCTAAAGTGAGCGGCGGCAACGAATATCCTGCAATGTCAGGTTCTATTCAGCCAAGTTCAGGTAGTAACACAGGTGGGCCTAAAAAAGTAGTGATGTCTAATACCTTCGCAGGGAATACGACAACAGGTACTCAAGTAGGGCGTACACAAGAAGTAACTGGTGATGAACGTGGTTATTGCAAATCAGTAACGGGTACAGGTTATCAAGGTAAAGAGGAAGTTGAAACAATTTGTCAGACTTCAGCTCCTGAAACCACACCTCAAAAGGTGAATGTATCGGGTACCTTTGCAGGACAAACTATTACTGGTGACCGTAGTGGAGGCAATAGCAATATTACAGGTGGAGAAGCGGGTCGTTGTAAAGCGGTAAGTGGAACACCTTATATGGGAAAAGAGTCGTTTGCTAACAGTTGTTCAACAGATGAACAAGCTGCAGCTCAAAAAAAAACCGCTCCTATTGACCGCCAGTTTGGTCATGCATTAACCGGTGTACAGCCTGGACCACAAGGTTTAACAGGTGCACAAAAAGGCGCATGCGAATTAGTATCAGGTACGCATTATCAAGGTGCTGATCAAATGAGCACAATGTGTCAAACGGCAAATGCAGCAAACCCTGGAGAATCGGATTTTCCGGTAATGATGGGGCAAGCTCCTGCTGTCGATATGTCACAACCTTTACCAACTGCTGAGCCAGTTGCACCGGCAAGCAGAATCACTGGTGATGGTTGGGATAGAGGTTCTAAAGTAACGGGTACCGATGGACCTTTTGCAACGCAGCGTAACCCTTCAATTAAAGGGGGGGCAATGCAAGCTCCAATGGGTGCAGCAAACTTTAGACCTGAAACCATGGAACCTGTTCCGCAGAGTCCAATTACAGGATCTTCGGGTAACACAGGGGAAGGTGCAAAGGTGACTTTGACTGGCGGAGCCAGAGCATAGTCTAAGTAATAGGTGAATAAGATGTTAAACGCAAAAACCCGTGAAAAATCATTGTTCTGGCGTACTTATCCACTGCCAGCAAATGTTGTGAAGAAGATCCAAGGAGAAGCTTCAGAAGGTTTGAATAAAGCATCTAATGATGGAAAACCAAGTGTTCACGCTTTGGTAAATACATCACAAAATGCCCAATTACGTGATTATGAAGTGCGTATTAAAGCTGGGTTTGATGAGATTAAATCGGTTGTACAACATTTAATTGTGCAGCAGAAACGTAACGATTTTGAGCAATGGGCTCAACAGACAATTAAACAAAAACTGGGTATTACCCTAAGCCAAAAACAAGTTGAAGAGAGTCTTAGCCAGAAGTTCGATAGCAATGTTTTATATGGCCAATGTGTTTTTAACCAGTTTATGTCGATGTCTAAGGAGTTTTTTGAACAAGATCCGTTACACGGTCAAAACAAACTACAGGCAGAGCGTCTTTTTAAAGATGCGGGTTTTCATGCCGTCGGTGTTGCACCATGTGCCGATGGGCGTTTAGCACACATTATTAGTTATGTATTACGGTTGCCTTATTCGGTAACCAGAAGAAAAGCGCATGCTGGAGCTCTGTTTGATGTGAGTGAAAGCGTACGTAACTGGGTCTTTATTGAACATAGCCGTTTTCGTGATGGCATACCTAATTCAAGTGAAGAGCCAACAAAATATTTAAAAATTGCAGTGTATCACTACTCAAAATCAGATCCACACCACCAAGGTTGTGCGGCTCACGGTAGTGATGATGCCAAAGCGGCAGAGGCAGCTTTAACGAAATTGAAAGATTTCCGCCAAGCAATCGAAAACCGATTTGGATGCGGGTCAACCGTACAAACACTGCTTATTGGAATGAATACTGACGACGATAGTCTGAAGATACACGTTCCAAACCAACAAGGAAAAGTGTGTTTAAAACGTTTTGTAGAAACGGATGCACTTTTCCAACAAACAACCAATATGAATTCTGAGCAAGCCAGAATCAAGATTGAACAAGCGGTAGAGCAATGTAACCCAGAGTTAGGCTCAACCGCACCAGTTGAATCAATGAATAAACTGATTGCTTGGTTCATTGAGAATAATTTTTCTCAGATTGCGTATGTTCAAGAGTATGAAAACGGATGTTATTCAGACATTGGACACGCAGAAAGATTTATAGGCATCGGTAACGGATTTGAAGAAGTTCAACTTCGTAACC
Encoded here:
- a CDS encoding Fur family transcriptional regulator, coding for MDDFICKAHSQCQKHAKKLTPVREKVLHILHQRQHPSSAYEILSDYQQTEQSGAQPMTIYRALTFLESVGLVHRLASTSQYVVCEHIGRPHHGPAHFFMCDTCGDIEERMMEEAMWQGIQAQAKQLSFKVTQPGIEIHGICKGCQTH
- a CDS encoding carbonate dehydratase codes for the protein MIRKNPTGDMPSVHASAFVDPTAILCGKIIVEENVFIGPYAVIRADETNDVGEMEPIIIGAHSNIQDGVVIHSKAGAEVNIGERTSIAHRSIVHGPCNVGSDVFIGFNSVLFNCCVADQVVVRHNSVIEGCTLPTGLYVPSTTHIDGNSDLSQFSSKSADMQSFSESVVNANHELVGGYKRIQNEL
- a CDS encoding RidA family protein, whose translation is MREVIATENAPQAIGTYSQAVRIGNTVYLSGQIALIPETMELKEGDISERIHQVFKNLSAVCEAAGGSLQDIAKLNIFLTDMSHFATVNEIMAEYFQQPYPARAAVAVKQLPKDTDVEMDGVMALSSY
- a CDS encoding form I ribulose bisphosphate carboxylase large subunit, producing MSTQTFDAGVQDYQLTYWTPDYTPLDTDLLACFKVTPQDGVPREEAAAAVAAESSTGTWTTVWTDLLSDMEYYKGRCYRIEDVPGDSTSFYAFIAYPLDLFEEGSVVNVLTSLVGNVFGFKAVRALRLEDIRFPVAFVKTCGGPPAGIQVERDKLNKYGRPMLGCTIKPKLGLSAKNYGRAVYECLRGGLDLTKDDENINSQPFQRWRNRFEFVAEAVDKATEETGERKGHYLNVTAGSVEEMMKRAEFAKELGQPIIMHDFLTAGFTANTTLANWCRENGMLLHIHRAMHAVIDRNPKHGIHFRVLAKCLRLSGGDHLHTGTVVGKLEGDRASTLGFVDLLREDFVPEDRSRGIFFDQDWASMPGVFAVASGGIHVWHMPALVNIFGDDSVLQFGGGTQGHPGGNAAGAAANRVALEACVKARNEGRDLEREGGDILRDAARNSKELAVALETWKEIKFEFDTVDKLDG
- a CDS encoding ribulose bisphosphate carboxylase small subunit, with the translated sequence MSNLQTDDYRTKYTLETFSFLPDMNADEIYDQIVYIINQGWTPALEHEEPAKAARHYWGMWKLPFFGMRDPNQVLAEIEACRQAYPDHLIRVIGYDNYTQCQGHNFVVYRPRGM
- a CDS encoding CsoS2 family carboxysome shell protein codes for the protein MSATTNNTTSGRSQAMAHRKSRVSGGNKAPAVPTRTKRAPSTPVEAIAEPVQAPLQTVGQPSSRRPVRPSQPVVVAEGREAAKQKRKQMMSGKATSSKPQSQAKAREKKKPEPIIEPRERTESKASRAEASGRRNPVKSTQVADNSGRKMSKARRKALTKGKSGESAYKTKAGQAGSLAKLSNPDASTRDIARSVRAERCTKGKSGCSSSTESSVKRQSRKPRSNNAPEKVGISETLSGQEVSGTQVGQGQLTGAETGACQLVSGTEYLGTEEFKAHCSESPKASPSKVTMTQTTRGQTISGNRMGQDQAVTGNRQGQCSGITGTEYLPADQSALFCSDQAGQASTTKTGFSINPGPSVKGAKKPLEAAIESVSKVSGGNEYPAMSGSIQPSSGSNTGGPKKVVMSNTFAGNTTTGTQVGRTQEVTGDERGYCKSVTGTGYQGKEEVETICQTSAPETTPQKVNVSGTFAGQTITGDRSGGNSNITGGEAGRCKAVSGTPYMGKESFANSCSTDEQAAAQKKTAPIDRQFGHALTGVQPGPQGLTGAQKGACELVSGTHYQGADQMSTMCQTANAANPGESDFPVMMGQAPAVDMSQPLPTAEPVAPASRITGDGWDRGSKVTGTDGPFATQRNPSIKGGAMQAPMGAANFRPETMEPVPQSPITGSSGNTGEGAKVTLTGGARA
- a CDS encoding carboxysome shell carbonic anhydrase, with amino-acid sequence MLNAKTREKSLFWRTYPLPANVVKKIQGEASEGLNKASNDGKPSVHALVNTSQNAQLRDYEVRIKAGFDEIKSVVQHLIVQQKRNDFEQWAQQTIKQKLGITLSQKQVEESLSQKFDSNVLYGQCVFNQFMSMSKEFFEQDPLHGQNKLQAERLFKDAGFHAVGVAPCADGRLAHIISYVLRLPYSVTRRKAHAGALFDVSESVRNWVFIEHSRFRDGIPNSSEEPTKYLKIAVYHYSKSDPHHQGCAAHGSDDAKAAEAALTKLKDFRQAIENRFGCGSTVQTLLIGMNTDDDSLKIHVPNQQGKVCLKRFVETDALFQQTTNMNSEQARIKIEQAVEQCNPELGSTAPVESMNKLIAWFIENNFSQIAYVQEYENGCYSDIGHAERFIGIGNGFEEVQLRNLTYYSYLDTVEEGLNDVNVGIKIFTGLNLKNGWPIPIIIRCDYDGRVPGSKDRAEEKAKRIEQALHDRYTELSASGQLQTLSTLRDNTGNQPAEELPGLVNL